AGCCATCGACTACTGCCCTGAGTCCAACGAagaagccagttttctatccaccttacagtccactcatccaacctatacttccttagtttgcttgcaagaatgttgttgAAGACCATATccaaaaccttgctgaagtcaaggtatatcacttccactggtttccctgcatccacagatccagtcatctcatcataaaaggaagTTCTGTTGGTTAGGCATGAGTTggccttggtgaattcatgctaactgttcctaatcaccttctccaccTTCAAGTGTTTCATAATGGATTCTTTGAAGACCTTCTTTGAAGATTTTTCCTTCACTGAGGAGAGAGGCTGACCAATTTGTGTTTTCCTGGATCATCCTTCTACCCTTTCTTagagatgggcactatatttgccctttttcagtcatctgggaccttaaCCAGTAACCatgcattttcaaagatgatggccagtggctctgaaatcacattGGTCAACTCCCTCAGTATCACTGGGTGCATCTTGGTTGGCCCCTTAGACTTGTACACAtctggcttttctaaatagcTCCTAAACTGCTCTTTTGAAActtttggctgctcaccttctccccaaactgtgatgcaaggtgcagtagtctgggaaatgaccttgcctgtgaaaatggaggtgaaaaaagcattgagaACTTcattcttttctgcatcctctgtcactaggtcgCCTGTCCCATTTATTAAAGgcctcacactttccctgatcctcccctcgttgctgacatacttgtagaaaacttTCTTGTTACCATTCATGACCCTTGATAGCTGAAACTCcatttgtgctttggccttcctggcttcatcGCTGTATGCCTGACCAacactcttatactcctccttagttttttgtccaagtttccacttcttatatgctTCTTTTCTTATGTTTTAGCCTACTGAAgtgttccctgctgagccaagctggtcttatgccatacttgctagtctttttGCACATTGGGATGCCCCCAGTAGCAGCAATCTCTATACAGAACAAATAATTGAGGTCCATATTTCCCCCAGTTGTAAAGAGCTCCACCCATTCTTATAGTCAGTTTGGGAGTTAGGCATGTCAGAAGGGTGATCCAAAGTGTCTAGGCCATCAGCATGGAGCTATCCATATAATTAAGAATTAGGAAGCCAACAGGGGTTTGTGGATTATCACACTTTTTCAGAGTTTAGGACCCAGGCTTAAGGCTGTAATTTCCACGTTCCATCATCTCTCGGTATGAGTAAGCTCATAATTGACTTATGGTTAGCAGCACTGAGTTTAGTACAAAGTCCAGTGCCTAACGTTATTCTACTCAGAAAAAAACACAGCCTGTGGTTCTATGTCCATCTACCTTTTGCATAAAAGCCTTGCTTGCAATATGTACTGTGAGAGTTGAATCTCTAATTTGTTGAGAAGATTCCAATCCACATCACCCTTTTCTTGAAAAAAGTAACCCAGCCACAAGCCTATGGAAGAATTTTGGTGTGGCACTCTAGCCATTCCTATTGAAGATGGACCATTGTGTGGCCATGACAGCAACAGTGAGAGGAACCCAAGTGTAACCCCTCCCAGGCTTCCATTAATGTTACTTTCATTTTGTATTACATGTGCCCTTTTGATCAGTTGACAGTAGGAAGTGTTTATGTCCTCTTAGGACTGATTTGAGTATAAATGCAAAAAAGATATAATTTTCATCTGTGCTCACTTGTACCTAGACTGACttggacatttttcttttttttcagtaggTAGTAGTGATTACCTTGTGGACTGAAGGGGTGTGAATTGTGTCCAAGCTATCTAACAGTGACATAACTGCTTGGTGACCTTTTCTCTCACTTCTAAGCTAAACATCACAGGCCTGTCTCTGTTCTAAGCTTACCCACAGAGGGTCATTTGGCAGGGGGTAAGTGATCAGCTCTGGTCCTATTCTAATCTTGCAGTCTGCTGACATCACATGTAAAGGTCTGTTTAATGGCAGTGCAGAAGGCTCAAAGGAATATGCCTCTCCTATTTTAGagtctttccttcctccctttcttccatAAAAGCACTGTGGCTGTTTTCTTCCTCATACCTAAATGAATGTCAGCCCAAGTACAAGATGGCAGTCCAGACACAAGATAATAGCTTATATTTATCCATCCAATTTTGAGTTACAGTTCCTAAGGTTCTGGATTTTTCCTACTAAACTTATTTAGACTGTAGTATGCCTTAAACTGCTTAATGATGATAAAGGGCACATCTACCTGAGACTTTTACTGTGCAGCtacctaattaactctgcagtaaacttctTGGTGTCTACACTTAaagtgctattaggacagagtaaactaatttactttgccacaagatagtacttgtatatatAAGCACTATCCTGagatggagttatttactccacagtgggtgcatttacatgagacgcttactgagcaatagcctaataacactgcgcagtggcgtgctgggcaaaacctatgctaatacactactgtgcagtgttattaggctattgtgcagtaagtgtcactaaaaacccatgcattGGTGCTACAGTGCAGTGGTGCAAATTATtccacattgatttagtacttggttatctaGGTACCAAACTTAATGTGCACTAACTGTGGCtctaggtggagggagaaaaaatgtgtgCACACTCAGCCTCCCTGCAaatggggcacaggatggagctgtgagtggtttgtctggggggcacctggcaCGAGGAGGGGGTTGCAGTTTCCACCACTATgggcaccctgggagggcatgggggacgtGCTGAGGCAGGTGGGCTCTTTCCGGTGGGGCCCTAGGCCAGGCTTTGCTtgaggtgggtggcagcagtgctgggcagggaggttggggggcctagagtgaattttggggtggctgcagcccccttagagcacccctcccagcaccactgctgcccaccctgagtgcagctcAGGCCAGACCCCCATCAGAAAgagcctgcctgctccagctgcagcccacagcagcagccaaccTCCCCctacgcagatctgggggcacatacctcccatgccctcctggggtgtgcgcagTTGCAGGAGCCACCATCTCCTCCCTGCACTGAGCACCCCATGAACAAACAACTTGTGGCTCCATTTCgctccccagcctcagcccaccCCCAATCCCTCTGCACCCCTGcttcagctgccagaagcctgcagccaggctacCTTGCAGACTTACTGCTTCCCTGTGTtggtgggggctaagccccattagcctcccccttccaccacctatgactacagcacattaaagaacgtgtagatgtggccagtagcacacatatagatgttgacagggctggctgggacacaagggtgctttagtgcaggggttgcctgtcagctagccctgcactggagcatccttgtgcctcagccagcccctccacagcacattgagctgactCAAAGCAGCCCAAGGCTAGCAGGCTCACCCCCTGGgcccgctgccagctggggttgctccgacctggctcaatgtgctgcaggcCTGGTCACATACTTAAACATGATGTCTGGGAGCTATATACTCTGGCACGATATGCAGCAGAATTTATTGCTgtgtgctaattgcacatgtagatatgcccatagTGTAGCAATTACTCGTATCCGTTTGACCAGAGCTTGTGTGTGATAAGAAACAAGGTAAATGAGCACAAGAGAGAATGTCAGCCCTGAGACAGAAGGTGCataaaaaatgtcaaaagaagtaATCTGTAGGTCATATAGAGTTCTTTTAGTGGTTTTATACCAGTTAGACCTCGTTTAGGGTAAGGGACAGTTTAAATAATGGATAAAAATAGGCATTTCTATCTAAGTagcaaggaatccatttttattcTATTAAAAAGTGTGTATTAATATTAATTGGGATATAACCTATTAGGTACATTTCCATATGCACTAGCCTTATTTAGGTATTGTTTTTTATGTTGGGCCAGGGTACTGAACATAAAAATTCAGGACCTTTTTGAATTTTGCTCTTCAGCCTACCATTCCAGttctttctgaattgtgctccaTCAGGTGAACAAAAGTTAGCACGTCTTAAAATCTAGGGAAGAAGCCATATTCTCTAACTAGCTGGCCAGCATTTTAAGTTTTTGAAATGTTAAGATTAATTTATTCCAAATATTTTAAGCCTATTATCTcttcaggtattttttttttttcatttgtaatcATTTGCTTGATATGCCTTTTCTATAATAATCAGTCTTTTATATATTATCTCTATTTCACTGTTAAACATGCTACTAACATTtacttacatttattttattttgtatttcatttttatgGTAAAAGCTCTTCAAGCATATCATGATTCACAGAATACTTCTGGGGTCAAAACTTCTGACCTGAGGAAAACTCTCATAATTTTGGAGGAAAATAGCTTTCTTCTGGTCATTAATCAGGGACAAGAAAGAATGGAACAAGTTTCCTAATGATCAACTTGTTTCTCATATTTGAGAATGGAAACAATATTTGAGAGACAACCCCTGCTTTTTAATACCAAAAGACTTTTATTATGACAAAGTCCAGACTTTGGATTATATAGAGAGCTTCTCAACTTGCTTCTCTTCTTATTTTTTCAGGATTTTATGCTTTCCCAATTATTTTTATCATCACCCTCCATTTTAGCTTATTTTTATTGCAccaattttcttttaattcactatgttttttgctgttttgtATAACATTGATGCGTAGCTGTACCTAACCTCTATAAAATCCATGCTCAACTATTATGCTTCTCCATAACAAATGGGGAAATGAGAATTTGAAAGAAGACGTGCCTCTGCCAGTGCTGGATTAccacatgctgaggccctaaaatATGCCCATTTTAAGAGaccccatatgataaaaataatccattaaatccacaaaaatgcattttcatgaaattttaagatgaattattattatttctgaacaaatttatgaactcaatCTGCATAATAACCTTGCAACCATATATGTGCATATtttccaaaaggaaaacaaagagaaCCTTCTCCTTTTAGATTGTGAGGTCCCAATCTGTAGCCTAAATAGCTTCCGACTAAATCTGGCAGTGGCCTCTGCCAAGTAACACAACAGAATACATCTGTTATGGGGAAACATAATATTATTGTTAGTGCCTTTCCTTCACGGGATCAAAAAAATTTCCACACCAGTTCTAACATCAGCAGAATCATGTCTTCCCTCAGAATTACAGAACAGAAAAAGTTGAGATGACCTGTAAGTGTGTCTGGTTTTTTTTATAACATATTAGATCTATTTCAATACCCATCATTCCAGTTTCTATGTATACACAGTAGGCATTTATATCTCTATGCATGTATATGCACTGGGAACAACTGGCCTGTGGCACTGACCATTCATTATCCCTGGCCATCATGTTACCTGCATGGAGATGCATGTTTACATTCCATCTtgtggaaagagagagaacagcaTCTAAATCTCATTCTGTGCCCTAACCATTAGGCTTTCATCTAAAAGGAGAAGGTTCTCTTTGTTTTCCATTGGGAAAACATGCACCTGGGCATCTTATCCTGCCAGGAGTGAAAGTTGACTCTACAATTTGAGCTAGTATCAAAAGTATCACTTACACATATATGTTAGTGCCACTTAAGCATATGCAGGTGAGCTAGGATTTGTCtcattatatttatatacatgAGTTCATATGTATGAACTGTGAGCAATCTGCCTATGTATCTAGATCTATCACAACACAATATCATTGGACTATGGTAACACTTTGTCCATGTTGCCCTTAcctataaagatttttttttttaaatagacagaTTACTCAGTGAAAAAACACCTTTTTATTGATTGCTCTCCATAGGGCACCTTTCACTTCCTtattcctcaggctgtagatcagGGGGTTCAACATGGGGATAACTACGGTATAGAAGAGTGATGCTATTTTGTCCGTACCCAAAGAATAGCTGGAGCTTGGTCGAAAATAGGTGAAGATCAGAGTCCCATGGAAAATAGTGACTGCAAGCATGTGGGAGGCACAGGTAGAGAATGTTTTGCATCTCCCTTCAGCAGAACGGATCCGCAAAATGGTACGCACAATGTACACATAGGAAACTAGAATGGTCAGGATGGTGACTGCTTCAATACTGCCAAAGAAAGTGAACATCATGAGCTCAGTGAGGTGAGTGTCAGAGCATGAGATGGTTAGGAGAGGAGGGATATCACAGAAGAAGTGGTTGAGTATATTAGACCCACAGAATGACAACCGGAAAGTAAAATACGTGTGAATCAAGGAATCCAGAATGCCCAAGAAATATGACCCCACTACTAATTGGATACAGACTTTCTTGGACATAACAACTTTGTACAGCAGCGGGTTACATATTGCCACATAACAGTCATAGGCCATGGCAGCTAATAGAAAGCATTCAGTATCACACAATGCTGCAAAGAAGTATAATTGCAAAACACAACCACTATAAGATATGGCTTTGTTCTCTGCTAGGAAATCCACTAACATCTTAGGTGCTATGACAGTGGAATAACATATATCTACAAAGGATAAATTACTGAGCAGAAAGTACATAGGGCTATGAAGCCTAGAATCAATTTGAATTAACAGGATCATGCCGATATTGGTCACCAGGGTGATAATATAGACTGCCAGGAATATTATAAAGAGGACAACCTGCAGTTCTTGACGATCTGTGAATCCCAGGAAGATGAACTCAGTTGCCTCGCTGTCATTTTTCCCTTCCATTTCTTCAGTCTGTGTCTCCTCCAGTGTTGAGCTCAGACAGGAAAGAAACCGTGGATCTTAGTTGATGTGCATGGGTGATGTGCTGAAATAATTTCCGATTATGATAATTTCTGCTGATGTGCAGAAATAATTTCATGACAGAAATTATTTCTAGCTCATCTGTAAATAAAGGAGAAATTGAATAAACAAAGACCACATTTACCTATTCAACTCACACTTCTGCTCAAGAAAAAATGCATCTCTTTGGACTAAATCCTTCTTAAAAACATAATTTGAATATTTGAGTACTAAGGAATCCCAGTAATGGTCAGGAAAGTTGTTGGAGGGTGGGAGGTCTTCCTATATTAGTCACTTGGAGAAAGATACTGGTTAGATTCTGATAAATTATTCTGGTATGGTAGGACAGTGCTAGCTTATTGGAAACAAATACATTGCATGTAATTAATAGAATGATGAACAGAGTTAGATCTACAGACCTGGTTAATTTCTGAGGTGCATATctcaaaatataaatatatgaaaTGAAGAGTGGACAGATGATATTCTGCCTCATATATGGGCAACAGTGTTCCAAAGGGACAGCAACAGATGCAGAATTATGGGTAAATGCCAGCAATGGCTGTGATATTAATCCACATGAAGGAGCATATTCAAAGGTCAAAGGTAAACAGTTAGGGGGCACCATTCTGCTTTTCTTTGTACAATGCATTCTGTAGCATAGGATGTGCGGGGTTTCCAGAAGAAGCAAACCGTGTTGAACTTAAAACCCAATCGGAGCTGTTTGGATATGGTGCGATATAACTctaacaaagaaataaataaaatctagAGCCACCTTTCCACTTAATTTTAGATGCATCTTCTTATAAGATTCATCCTGTTTGCAGTCTATATTGAGGCACAGCTCCAAACagtcttcaggaaaaaaaatatacagagTACATTGAGAGCCTCAATACAAGCATCAAATCCCCCACATATGCATGTTGTAGCTGTCTGATTTGAACCACAATATCCAGATAAACACTAGTTGAGGATCCAACCCATTGCTCTATTTGAATCAATCCATTGTGAATGAACAGGCGTCCGGAACCAAACATAAATCAAACATTTAGCTGACCCTGGCAAGTACCATTTATTTAAGCTTCATCCAAGAGTCTGGAACCTTGCTATTTCCATGTGCAAAATACCCTCCCACTCTAGGAACTGCTGATTTGGTGACTGTAGGTGTTCTTATACCTGGTCTCATTACATTTGCAAACTGGAAGCATCTCTGGGGACAGTAGAAGTAATTAAGAAGTGCCTGCTAACTCGGGGGAGAtgatgttttctgtttttctctgttcCTGTGCTTTTGACTAATAGAAGCTTTGAAGCTCATCTATACAAATGTAAAGTTTCATCCAGTCCCAAACCATTACAAGTAGGCAAATTTGCTCTCATTTTCACTATTTTTCTTACTTTAACACTGATGAATATGCATTCAGCAACTGCTAGCCAGAGTTGAGGTGGAATGTCTTCAAGGCCTATCAGCTTTCTTGCACAACCAGAGACAGTAATTTCAAACAACAATTGTTAGAAAGCAATAATGAGGATACAGGAAtgtttctgtaaaaaaaatataatacccaaagaaccttgtctgcctctgtaaAATATAGGAATTTTCAGGAGTCACTGTCCCCCCAGACTCCCAGGATCTCCATCTAACTGTGACTGAAAGTTGAAGGTCATTCAACTTTGCTGCTTCTCGATGCTCCAAAAGTGTTTTTCTTTCCCATTAAATGCTTAACAATATGGGGTTTTATTGACTTCTGCTAGTGATTATTAGTGTAtaatagtaagggctttgcttaatgctcatagcaagagttttgtatgctgactccatagtaggCTGGTATTATAGCACGTAGCTTTTTGCTGTGTGAGAGTGACcaaaccatgaacctagatagtagaatgctgtaatacagtggaatgtggtaaacaccaggtgtgttggatcacgactcatccccaaattcttagcttgagataaccaaatccctagctCGAGATAatgttatttactccagactatataaactGCACATTCTTAAGTTACGGGAGTTCCTCACACTCTGGCGAGAATCCTGACTTGCGCAGAGCCTGGTGCAGGCTATCACATCCCTGGGATCGAGAcgctccagggccaggggaacTATGCAGGGTAGCTGCTGCTGCCTAGAGCCGATGAGAAGTGATCATCCTCTCTGCTCTAtcttattgcctgcctctgcgagtatccttaaataaagctttgcaagagtgAGAACAATCACGAgtacgtcctttgttcaagcgcggggaatcttctgaacccggtagttcattctaagacaagTGTCAGTATCTAGCGAAAGTTATCTGTAACAAACTGTGGTTAGATAATGTTAAGGACATAAGGCATTTTTATAGCACATGGATAAAACATCATTTACTTCTTTACTACTATAACTGGGAAGTCATGGACATATCTTGACATTCACTACAATATAGTGTGCATATAGGCATGTCTAAGATTTATTAAAGTGCGGAAGGTGTGTGGCATGGTATCCCTTAGACCATGGTAAGAATGGGAGTAAGAGATGGCTAGACACCAGGAAGCTAGCAGAAAGAAGGCACAAGTAAACAAACAGCAatctacaggctggcagagttgtaGCCTGCAAGAGCTAATTGCAAATAGTCAGGAA
This genomic window from Alligator mississippiensis isolate rAllMis1 chromosome 2, rAllMis1, whole genome shotgun sequence contains:
- the LOC102576577 gene encoding olfactory receptor 5AR1, translating into MEGKNDSEATEFIFLGFTDRQELQVVLFIIFLAVYIITLVTNIGMILLIQIDSRLHSPMYFLLSNLSFVDICYSTVIAPKMLVDFLAENKAISYSGCVLQLYFFAALCDTECFLLAAMAYDCYVAICNPLLYKVVMSKKVCIQLVVGSYFLGILDSLIHTYFTFRLSFCGSNILNHFFCDIPPLLTISCSDTHLTELMMFTFFGSIEAVTILTILVSYVYIVRTILRIRSAEGRCKTFSTCASHMLAVTIFHGTLIFTYFRPSSSYSLGTDKIASLFYTVVIPMLNPLIYSLRNKEVKGALWRAINKKVFFH